The Myroides phaeus DNA segment TCTATCAGTGCCTTAAAAGTAGTAGCTATCCTAATCATCTTGTTTAGCATTATCAATAATTATGTGCTTATCAAAAAGTTTCAAAACAGGAATATCGAAAATCAGGTTGTTATTTCTCAGTACGTGGCTTTGCTAAAGAACTACCACGAACTACTGATTGAAGAAAAGAAAGCCAAAGCTATAAAAGAAGCAGAAACAGTTTCTTTAAAAGACCATCAAGAAAACCTATGTGAATACTTAAAAGCTAATTACAAGCTTACAGAAAGAGAACTACACGTACTCTATCACATTTGGGATGGTATGAGCAACAAAGAAATTGCCAGCGAGCTCAACATATCCTTAAGTACAACAAAATATCACATCAGCAATATTTACTTGAAGCTAAATGTTAATTCAAGACCACAAGTATTTGCTTTAAAAGATTGGTAACACCTTACAGTTTCCAAAAATAAAAGGCTAACAACGAAGTATCGTGTTAGCCTTTTTATATTTCCTTATTTATTTTTAATATCCCTCAAAAGTAAATCGCTTAAAGAATGGGCGCACCTCTTCAAAGAAGTCCTCCTCTAACGCTACTTTCAACAAGAATTCTGTAAACTCAGGTTCAAAATCGTAGCGATTAAACTTCGTAACAGAAAGCATCCCGTTTAGCAAATCCCCATAAAAGAGTTTTTGAGGCTTTGTACCTGTTAGGTAGAGCTGTTGTGCTAAAATATAATTATAGCGCTTATTTCCCTTCTTTACCCCTTTAAACAGGGTATCAAAATACGCTTTAACCAACTGCTCCCACACTTTTTCATCTTGAATATTGTTGATAGACAGAGCAAACTTTTCAATATACTGATCTACATACGTACCAATGCGTTTACTGTAATGTGTAATGCGTTTATCAAAAGCATATATCGTATCTAAAAAGCCTGTGAATATATCAAAAGCCACCGGTTTACTAATATTCATTACCACAAATTGATCAATTGGCTCTAAAGCGATAGTCAGCAAGTCGAGCACTTTCTTAATCTTAGCCGCCTCTAAAGTCTTGCGCTTTCCAGCCACAGAAAAAATAGCTTGTTCTGCAATTTCCTTCACCTGCTCTTTGGTATAAACCACTTCTTTAGTACTAAACGTCAAGGTAAACTGTTGCTCTAAAGGTTTATTCTTTTTAAACACCCCACTCAACCAGCTCATTAAAACCTCTTTGTCCATAGTTAGCATTAACTCCTCACTTTCGGTCAGTTTTTTCTTTCTTCCTCCCCCCTTTGCTTTAGTAGATTTTGTTTCGCCAGTAGTGGTCGTATTCATCGCCAGCAACACTGCTATTTTGTGTAAACAAACAGCGGTAGTTTCAGCACAGTCGCACTGCATTTCTTTCACCTCCTCCTCTTGTACCACAATACTAACATCATAGCTGTGTTCTGCATCATCCACAAAGGCTATAAAGTGACCTTTTTCCTCTTCTTCTAACTCCCTTACAGGCATCACTGTTGCCTTGGCAATATCTCTTTTTAAGGTTTTCTTTAGTATGGCTTCAATCTTCATAAATGATGGGATAAATTACTATAGCAAAGCTACGTTGTATTAAGCAAATTAAAAAACGTTCGTTTTAGGGGGTAGTGCTTCAGGAGGTGTTACTCAAAAATGCAAGCCATTCACTAAAATCTCTTTTCTTTTACCGCAAAACAACACTATCTTAGTGTTAAATGCGTGTGTAAAATAGTCTAACAAATAAACATAAGCAGATGAGTAGTCGTAATCGTGTTGGTTTTGGGGGAATTCTTTTGTATTTATACCTCATAATAAGTCAGGTAATGACTTTGTATTTTTGGTATCAATGGGCACAGGATCACAGTTTTGTGAGTACTGTATTTATTGGGCCATTTGTCAGCGAATTAAAAGGGCTACTTTGGATATTTTTTATTTGGTAGAATACTGAACTTACTTTGAAATAACTACATAAGTATAATTGGTAAATTAACTTAGATAATAATTCCTGATTTTAAATTGCGAAGTAGAGCAAGCATTTATGATCTTTTGAGATTAAGAAAGGCAATTAAAGAAATTACAGTCCTTATATTACTCCTTAAATTTTTAATATCATACAACCTTTTTATTCTACTCGTCTTTGAAATCAAGGAAATTCAATGACTAAAACTTCCCTAATTAGATTCACTTGCACAAAAAAGATATAAAAACAAAAAAAATTATACGCTAAAAAGCTAATATAATAATTTGTTTTTTACTTATAAAAGCAATAAAAAACACATTTAAATTATGTACATTGTGTAAGCATAAGTTTGTTTTTCAACAACAATAATCACACAACGTAACATATAGTAATTTTTATAGAAAATATGGCTAAATTAAAAATAAGCAACGCAGAAATACAAGAAATTTTATCAGGTAAAGAATATAATTTCCCAAAATATACAACACAAATAATGAATCTTGCGAACTCCAATGCTCAAGGCACAAGACCAAAAGTAGTAGGACAAATGAGTGATCTAATCCAAGAATGTCCTGCAAACAAGCTTGAAGAGTGGGAAGAATGGTATTTAAAAAAACACCCAAATGCACTTGAAAATGCAACCGAAAAAGTATTAGCTATGGTAAATAACCTTAAAGAGGTTATCTTTCAGATAGACGAAGAAATGGTTGCAGAATGGGTAAAAGAGCTTGTTATCGTTAAAACATTTACAGGATTAAAGTTTCAAGAAGCAATACTAAAAACTGTAGCCTCTGAAAAAAACACTACGTACCGTTTAGCAAAACCACACGAAGAAAGTCAAGGAATTGATGGATTAATTGGAACTGTAGCAGTTAGTATTAAACCTATTACTTACAAAGTAAAGAATCTTAATGAAAATATTGAAGTACCTATTATTTTTTATGAGAAAAAAAGTACAGGTATAACAGTTGAGTATGACTTTTAAAAAAATGATAGCAACAATACAATATATAGAGTTTTACATTTTAAACTAATGCTGTTTCAAAATTATTAAGAGAAACTCAACATATAAAAAAAGGAGTTATAGTACTATAACTCCTTTTTATCAAAACAAAGATGTTTGTAAATCATTTTTCAACACAATATCTTTATTTAATAAAATACTTACTGGTTTATTTTTAAGACTTGTATAAGTGACATTTATTATATCTTTCTCTAAATTAATAGACTCAACATACTTAAAATCAATATTTAATTCTTGTTTAGTCATTACCTCTAAACCAATATTTTCATTAAAATATTTAAACTCCGATTTTTTAGGGTCATTTTTTCTACTGTCCACAAATGCCTTATGATTAGCAACTCTATTAACTACCACAGAATTTAAAGTATTAACATCCTTTGAAAATATATTATCAAAAACCAATTCTTTAAAACTTTCATCAATCTCATACCCTATACTATTTCTTCCTGTACCAATTGCAGCCAACATTGTAGTTCCTGTTCCCAAAAAAGGATCTAAAACAGTATCTCCATAAACAGAATACATATTAATTAAGCGATAAGGTAATTCAAAAGGATAAGCAGCACTTCTTTCTCTCCCCACACTCTTATTAATACGTTGTGTTGTTCCTTTTAAATCCCACAAATCTGAGAACCATATATTTCTTTCTTCCCAAAAATAAGCAGATTGTTGTCTTAATGCTTTATCATCAGCCTTTGTAAAATCTCTTTTTCCGCCTTTACGAAAAATTAGTACCCATTCATGCTCTAAAGTAACATATGCTCCACCAGGTAACATACCAGATCCCATAAACTTATTTGGAGCATTAGTTTGCTTCCTCCATATGATATTAGGTAAATTATCCATTCCTAATTGAATAAACTTTTGTATTATTCTACTATGACTTGAATACAAAGCAAAATTTTTATTTAAAGTTCTTGTAGCATCACCAATATTTACACAAGCGATTCCACCTGGTTTTAAAACGCGATAAACCTCTTCCCAAACTTTATCAAGTTCAAGATGCATCAACTCATACACAGCATAAGAATCACCTTCTTCAAATTTCTTATAAATATCTTTATTTTGCTTAGCCATTATATCATCCCACATTTCAATCATAGGGTATGGAGGTGATGTTACCACTAACTCAATACTCTCATCTTTAATTTGATGCATGTTTTGTGCAGGACCAATATTTATGTTATGATTTGTCATTTAATTCTATTATTTCTCTAATCCAATCTACAAAAATAAGCTATTATTATTCATTACATATGCTATTCGTAAATTATAGCCAAATAAGAAATAGTTATTATATAGCTTACTTGCATATAAAAGTAGACGTTTTCATCTACAATATTTCACATAATTCTGCTATTAATAATAGCAAAATTACAACTTCAGTTAAATGAAAATAAATCCTATTGTACCCAAAATCAATCATATCAATGATTTTACAAATAATCTTTCTCTACAACAAAACAAATGTGTTTTTATGTATAGTTTAATACTATAAGTATAGTATAGTATCTATTATTTTTATTTATCACTTTCTTTCAACAACCTCATAGTTTTTATTACCAATCTTAACATACTTATTTTTGTATACTTATCTATTTCAGACGTGATTCTACCTAATAAAAGCCTACCTACACACAAACACCCTAAATCCTGAATATCAATAACATACAAATAATATTCACTTCTTTCTTTGGAACGGCTTTGCAATAGTGCAAGAATCCTTCGCAAAACACCCTCATTTTCCGAAGAAGTACTAAACAGTGGTGTATTCGTTCCCGATAAAAACACAAATAAGAATAACAACATTATCGCTTGTTCATATTCTGTTGCCTTTCAAAAAAATAAATTACTAAGAAATTAAAAAAAGCCCTTCAATTTTCATTGAAAGGCTTTTGTAATTTTATGATGTACTAACAATTAACCATCGATGCAAACACCATCGTCAAACTGTCCGTTAGCCATTTCTATCGTTAAAAAATGTCCGCCAAATAAATCTCCTCCTTCATACATAAACTCAACCGCTGTATCTCCCGTGAAATACAATGAAATTAAATTAAGCCCCTGCATAAATGCTTCATCCGTAATA contains these protein-coding regions:
- a CDS encoding MjaI family restriction endonuclease, yielding MAKLKISNAEIQEILSGKEYNFPKYTTQIMNLANSNAQGTRPKVVGQMSDLIQECPANKLEEWEEWYLKKHPNALENATEKVLAMVNNLKEVIFQIDEEMVAEWVKELVIVKTFTGLKFQEAILKTVASEKNTTYRLAKPHEESQGIDGLIGTVAVSIKPITYKVKNLNENIEVPIIFYEKKSTGITVEYDF
- a CDS encoding DNA-methyltransferase encodes the protein MTNHNINIGPAQNMHQIKDESIELVVTSPPYPMIEMWDDIMAKQNKDIYKKFEEGDSYAVYELMHLELDKVWEEVYRVLKPGGIACVNIGDATRTLNKNFALYSSHSRIIQKFIQLGMDNLPNIIWRKQTNAPNKFMGSGMLPGGAYVTLEHEWVLIFRKGGKRDFTKADDKALRQQSAYFWEERNIWFSDLWDLKGTTQRINKSVGRERSAAYPFELPYRLINMYSVYGDTVLDPFLGTGTTMLAAIGTGRNSIGYEIDESFKELVFDNIFSKDVNTLNSVVVNRVANHKAFVDSRKNDPKKSEFKYFNENIGLEVMTKQELNIDFKYVESINLEKDIINVTYTSLKNKPVSILLNKDIVLKNDLQTSLF